The following coding sequences lie in one Notolabrus celidotus isolate fNotCel1 chromosome 20, fNotCel1.pri, whole genome shotgun sequence genomic window:
- the hoatz gene encoding UPF0722 protein C11orf88 homolog: protein MFDQEEFDKYLTVFEGSSPEDVSHARHFWSSQSLLPPLESRLVSADIRQRLPVSRPRGSSTAGLKLSSPRLDALALRQRQEERRRYEAMADQKKEILALLRKQREQRIQKELVSVDFKRKVKLGPVKPVQLQDASESEMEKELVKQLQ from the coding sequence atgtttgaccaggaggagtTTGATAAATACCTCACCGTGTTTGAAGGCTCTTCCCCGGAGGATGTGTCTCACGCCCGGCACTTCTGGAGCTCTCAGTCTCTCCTCCCTCCGTTGGAGTCCCGACTCGTGTCTGCAGATATCCGCCAGAGGCTGCCCGTGTCCCGGCCTCGGGGAAGCAGCACCGCCGGTCTGAAGCTCTCCTCCCCGCGGCTGGATGCCCTCGCTCTCCGgcagaggcaggaggagaggcGGCGGTACGAAGCCATGGCGGACCAGAAGAAGGAGATCCTGGCGCTGCttaggaaacagagagagcagaggatcCAGAAGGAGCTGGTCTCTGTGGACTTTAAAAGGAAGGTGAAACTGGGCCCAGTAAAACCGGTACAGCTGCAGGATGCATCAGAATCAGAGATGGAGAAGGAGCTGGTGAAGCAGCTGCAATAA